Part of the Caulifigura coniformis genome, CGAGGGGCGGGCAAGGATCGCCAAGCCGGACGAGGCGATGGATGAAACGCGGACCTTCGAGTCTGGTGCAGAGGTCGAACTGTGCGCTGTCGCCAAACAGGGTGTCGCTTCAGAAAACAGCGGTGAGCCGTTTTCAGGGAGGAACGACGCGACCGATCGCGAGAATGCCCGGCGTTTTCGCGATCGGTCGGGAGATCCGAACCATCGGCACGGTCGTTGCAGATGGAGACGTTCAGACACGATGGCACGATCGTGCTCGTGATGAAATCACGGCCCCAGGAAACGGGCCGCTGGTGATCAAGGAGGAAGCAGAACTGCCGTCCAACGAAGAACAGGTGCGTCAGGCCGTCGAAGGAATGCCGTGATCCAGTGAACGCTGCGTTTTCGCATCTTCCGCAGCGGGAGGAATCTGGTGACACGACGGTGGGTTGGCAGTTTTTCGACAATTCGAGAGTCGACTGGCGGACGCTGACCGATAGAATGGTTGGCGTCCGCCTTTTTGATTTGGAGAAGGCAGGCGCTCCGGGGGGCGATCGGATTCGACTGGTTCTCCGCGGGTGCAGGTTGCGTGTCGTGGTTGATCAGTTGGCCACGTAAAAAGCTGATCAAACAATAACTGCCAACAAGCAGTACGCTCTGGCTGCCTAAAGCGGCCACCGGTCCGTGAGCTCCGTCTGAAGCGAGCGGGTTGCCGGTCACCCTTCAGACTGGTTTCGAGCTAACTCCGCCGCAAGGCGGGGGCCGACGGCAACTCTCGAAACGAGAACACATGGCTGTCTGGCTGACGTCCGGGTTTGTTTGTCGTTCCGGCCGGCAGTGAGATCAAACGACGGAATACACACGTAGACGCCGCATCTCAGGGCTCTCAGGACGCGGGTTCAATTCCCGCCGCCTCCACTTTTCGGCCGATTTGACAGGAACTGACAAAGCCGGCCGATCGTCGACGAAACCCCCGCCACCGCCGGGGTTTCGTCGTTTTCAGGGCGCACCGTGGACGGCGCTTCCGGGAAGTCGCAGACACGTTCGGACGGGGCTTCAGACCTGGGTCGTCATCTGAGCAAGACGCTCGACGATCTGGTTGTGCAAGTTCGTGTCGCCCGCAAAGAAGCCTTCGAGATCGGCGAGCCACAGACCGTCGGTGGCAAGCTGAACGATGGCCAGGGTGACAGGATCGACTCCTCCGGTGTTTTCGGTCCGGAGCAGGGACGTCAGGAAGTTTCGCCAGAGGTCCCGCATCGTGTGGTTCTGGCGATCTTCGACTGCGATAATGTTGCAGAGCTTGCTCGCATGATCGTCACGTTCACTCGTGACCAGCTTGAGGTAGGCCCGGGTGTGTCGACCTGGAACGATCGGGTCTGAATCCACCAGCTTCTTCCAGCGCTCGACAAATTG contains:
- a CDS encoding TetR/AcrR family transcriptional regulator — translated: MKTIVQPTKQPAETRQRLLDEAARVILDKGLAGLTLDAVAKAAGVSKGGLLHHFPSKQHLVDGLVVDLHEQFVERWKKLVDSDPIVPGRHTRAYLKLVTSERDDHASKLCNIIAVEDRQNHTMRDLWRNFLTSLLRTENTGGVDPVTLAIVQLATDGLWLADLEGFFAGDTNLHNQIVERLAQMTTQV